One segment of Belonocnema kinseyi isolate 2016_QV_RU_SX_M_011 chromosome 7, B_treatae_v1, whole genome shotgun sequence DNA contains the following:
- the LOC117175969 gene encoding Golgi SNAP receptor complex member 1 isoform X1, whose translation MATALGTVGWEDLRKQARHVENEIDAKLVAFSKLGVNTATSHASADTVPLLDEEHVFENMASEIETLLAKLISINERMSEIQPNGAAMLHTMQRHKDILKDYKLEFSKIRNNFVARKDREDLLGDVRKEIDSYKTGGLNRRDMYLKESQHIHNSDRLINDQISIAMETRDHLMSQRQTFKRIQTRFNDISNRFPAVNSLVQRINLRKRRDSIILGLIIGFCTFLMLLYTFH comes from the exons ATGGCGACCGCTTTAGGAACCGTCGGTTGGGAAG ACCTTCGTAAGCAGGCAAGACACGTAGAAAATGAGATCGATGCAAAATTGGTAGCTTTTAGTAAGTTAGGAGTAAATACAGCAACCAGTCATGCCAGTGCAGACACAGTTCCTTTATTGGACGAAGAACATGTTTTTGAAAACATGGCCTCGGAGATTGAAACTCTTCTCGCCAAA TTAATCTCAATTAATGAAAGAATGAGTGAAATTCAACCAAATGGAGCTGCGATGTTACATACCATGCAGCGTCACAAGGATATCTTAAAAGATTACAAACTTGAGTTCAGCAAAATACGAAATAACTTTGTGGCAAGAAAAGACCGTGAAGATCTCTTGGGTGACGTCCGCAAAGAAATTGA taGCTACAAAACTGGAGGATTGAATCGTAGAGACATGTATCTGAAAGAAAGTCAACATATTCACAA CTCCGATCGATTGATAAACGATCAGATTAGTATAGCAATGGAAACTCGAGACCATTTGATGTCACAGCGCCAAACCTTCAAACGTATTCAGACAAGATTCAACGACATTTCCAATCGCTTCCCCGCAGTGAACAGTTTAGTTCAAAGGATAAATTTACGCAAGAGAAGAGACTCAATAATTCTTGGTCTCATAATTGGATTTTGCACATTTTTGATGCTTCTCTACACTTTCCACTAA
- the LOC117175969 gene encoding Golgi SNAP receptor complex member 1 isoform X2 — protein sequence MATALGTVGWEDLRKQARHVENEIDAKLVAFSKLGVNTATSHASADTVPLLDEEHVFENMASEIETLLAKLISINERMSEIQPNGAAMLHTMQRHKDILKDYKLEFSKIRNNFVARKDREDLLGDVRKEIDYKTGGLNRRDMYLKESQHIHNSDRLINDQISIAMETRDHLMSQRQTFKRIQTRFNDISNRFPAVNSLVQRINLRKRRDSIILGLIIGFCTFLMLLYTFH from the exons ATGGCGACCGCTTTAGGAACCGTCGGTTGGGAAG ACCTTCGTAAGCAGGCAAGACACGTAGAAAATGAGATCGATGCAAAATTGGTAGCTTTTAGTAAGTTAGGAGTAAATACAGCAACCAGTCATGCCAGTGCAGACACAGTTCCTTTATTGGACGAAGAACATGTTTTTGAAAACATGGCCTCGGAGATTGAAACTCTTCTCGCCAAA TTAATCTCAATTAATGAAAGAATGAGTGAAATTCAACCAAATGGAGCTGCGATGTTACATACCATGCAGCGTCACAAGGATATCTTAAAAGATTACAAACTTGAGTTCAGCAAAATACGAAATAACTTTGTGGCAAGAAAAGACCGTGAAGATCTCTTGGGTGACGTCCGCAAAGAAATTGA CTACAAAACTGGAGGATTGAATCGTAGAGACATGTATCTGAAAGAAAGTCAACATATTCACAA CTCCGATCGATTGATAAACGATCAGATTAGTATAGCAATGGAAACTCGAGACCATTTGATGTCACAGCGCCAAACCTTCAAACGTATTCAGACAAGATTCAACGACATTTCCAATCGCTTCCCCGCAGTGAACAGTTTAGTTCAAAGGATAAATTTACGCAAGAGAAGAGACTCAATAATTCTTGGTCTCATAATTGGATTTTGCACATTTTTGATGCTTCTCTACACTTTCCACTAA